The bacterium genome has a window encoding:
- a CDS encoding ATP-grasp domain-containing protein: protein MRPRALVTDGLWRKSLSVIRSLGKAGYDVTVSGDSLFTTGFWSRYTGHRLRTPVGEGLLRELRRNPGAVVFPMEDATLAWVSANRARLEPYARLLLPAHERVVAALDKASTLATAGELGLPVPRTWAPTGPEELTRLVTGLEPGTFVVKPRSGRGSAGVAYAGNSWARHWENYGPLLVQERIPAEGRGLGVGALLDARGECAAVFAHERLRQYPVSGGPSTDRRSILAPRLVELSLRLLRRLEWRGVAMVEWKADPRDGQPKLMEINPRFWGSLELAVRAGVDFPLLYARAARGEQLGPPPRYREGVRCRWMIPGEILRFLSEPDREPLRLFFQGLPGLAEEWDRSDVRGLAATVVCTGVNALRPRYWRYIRRRG, encoded by the coding sequence ATGAGACCGCGCGCGCTGGTCACCGACGGGCTCTGGCGCAAGAGCCTGAGCGTGATCCGCTCCCTGGGCAAGGCGGGATACGACGTCACGGTGTCGGGCGATTCCCTGTTCACGACCGGCTTCTGGTCGCGCTACACGGGCCACCGGCTCCGCACCCCCGTCGGCGAGGGGCTCCTGCGCGAGCTGCGGCGCAATCCGGGCGCGGTCGTCTTCCCCATGGAGGATGCCACTCTGGCCTGGGTCTCCGCCAATCGGGCGCGCCTCGAGCCGTACGCGCGGCTGCTCCTGCCGGCGCACGAGCGCGTCGTGGCTGCGCTGGACAAGGCGTCGACGCTGGCCACGGCAGGCGAACTGGGGCTGCCGGTGCCGCGGACCTGGGCCCCGACCGGACCGGAGGAGCTGACCCGGCTCGTCACGGGACTGGAGCCGGGGACGTTCGTCGTGAAGCCGCGGAGCGGTCGGGGCTCGGCGGGGGTCGCCTACGCCGGGAACTCCTGGGCACGGCACTGGGAGAATTACGGGCCCCTGCTCGTCCAGGAGCGCATCCCGGCGGAGGGCCGGGGGTTGGGGGTGGGGGCGTTGCTGGATGCCCGCGGGGAGTGCGCGGCTGTCTTCGCGCACGAGCGCCTGCGCCAGTACCCCGTCAGCGGTGGGCCGAGCACCGACCGGCGGAGCATCCTCGCCCCGCGGCTGGTTGAACTCAGCCTGAGATTGCTGCGGCGGCTGGAGTGGCGGGGCGTGGCAATGGTTGAGTGGAAGGCGGACCCGCGCGACGGTCAGCCAAAGCTCATGGAGATCAATCCGCGGTTCTGGGGCAGTCTCGAGCTGGCTGTGCGTGCAGGGGTGGATTTCCCGCTGCTGTACGCGCGGGCCGCGCGCGGGGAGCAACTCGGCCCGCCGCCGCGGTACCGGGAAGGGGTGCGGTGCCGGTGGATGATCCCCGGTGAGATCCTCCGTTTCCTGAGCGAGCCGGACCGGGAACCGCTGCGGCTCTTTTTCCAGGGCCTGCCCGGGCTTGCGGAGGAGTGGGACCGCTCCGACGTGCGGGGACTGGCGGCGACCGTGGTCTGCACGGGCGTCAACGCCCTCAGGCCACGGTACTGGCGCTACATCCGGCGCCGGGGGTGA